AATTAACAAATATACTAACTAAAAATAAGCAATATTTAAAAAATATTACTAGTGGAAAATATACTTTTAAAAATATACATGAAAACAAAGTAACACTATACGATATACGTCAAAAAAAGGACGTAATAATAGATTCATACCAACGCGAAAACCTACCAATACTAATGAAATTCTACACATACATACAAAAAGCCCATAGTCTAAAAACAATAACACTACTAAGACACGTAAAACGAACAAAAAAAGGAAACTACATACTCACATGTGAAGATGGAACTAATACCTATGATAAATATGGTTATGGAAAAATAGATTACATCAGAACATTCCTAACACCAGAAATACTAAAAGAAAGTGGAATAACACCAGACACCCTAATACCAGATACAGTAGTATATCAAGAAATAAAATTCATAGACTATCCAATACTAGGAACACAACTACAACGTGATAAACTAAAAACCATAGATATAAAACAACCATCACTACAAAGAAAACAAACACACCTAACAAAAGATGCACACATAGTATTCCTAAGTGATATCCATGTAGGGAGTAAATATTTTAATGAAACCAAACTACTAAACACAATAAACTACATCAACAAATCAGAAGTAGATGCAGTACTAATAGCAGGCGACATAGTAGATGGAATAGGAATATACCCCGAACAAGAAAAAGACTTAGCAATAAAAAGTTTTCATAAACAATATGAAAAACTAAATGAATACCTAGATCAAATAGAACCACACATGTACATAACTCCAGGTAACCACGATGCAGTACCTCTTAAAGAACCACAACAACCATTAACAGACCAATATGCACCAGACTTATGTAAAAATAAAAATATCACACTACTAAGTAATCCTAGTACAGTTAATATTAATGGAACAAGAATAAGAATGTATCATGGAAAAGGATTAGATGACTTAATAATGGCTATTAAAAACCTGGATTATCAACATCCATGTAAAGTAATGGAAGAACAATTAGAAAAAAGACATCTAGCACCAATATATGGAATGACAACACAACACGCATGGGAGGGAGAAGATAAATTAGTAATTGATGAATTACCAGATATATTCCATACAGGACATGTTCATATAGCACAACACACTAATTATA
The window above is part of the Methanosphaera cuniculi genome. Proteins encoded here:
- a CDS encoding metallophosphoesterase, translated to MPIIEVTENHKQTITKSDMNDLTKTFRDRYTKLREIIENEQNITGNLYSVSEIINKADAHKETKKTPKLNKYQLTNILTKNKQYLKNITSGKYTFKNIHENKVTLYDIRQKKDVIIDSYQRENLPILMKFYTYIQKAHSLKTITLLRHVKRTKKGNYILTCEDGTNTYDKYGYGKIDYIRTFLTPEILKESGITPDTLIPDTVVYQEIKFIDYPILGTQLQRDKLKTIDIKQPSLQRKQTHLTKDAHIVFLSDIHVGSKYFNETKLLNTINYINKSEVDAVLIAGDIVDGIGIYPEQEKDLAIKSFHKQYEKLNEYLDQIEPHMYITPGNHDAVPLKEPQQPLTDQYAPDLCKNKNITLLSNPSTVNINGTRIRMYHGKGLDDLIMAIKNLDYQHPCKVMEEQLEKRHLAPIYGMTTQHAWEGEDKLVIDELPDIFHTGHVHIAQHTNYKGIELINSGTFQEQTPFQTTHKIRPTVGLIPVLKDGKITMKQM